The DNA sequence CGTAGTCGACGGCGCGCACGGCCTTCATCGCGGCCTCGCCCATCGCGGCACGCAGCTCGGGGGTCAGTGCCGGGCTCGGCGCTTCTTCGACGAGCTTCTGGTGACGACGCTGGATGGAACAGTCGCGCTCGTAAAGGTGCACGGCATTGCCGTGTGAGTCGGCCAAGATCTGCATCTCGACGTGACGCGGGCGCAGTAGGTACTTCTCGATGTAGACCTCGTCGTTGCCGAACGCCGCAGCTGCTTCGGTCTTGGCGGCCACAAGGTTAGACTTGAGCTCCTCGGCGTCCTTGGCCACGCGCATGCCCTTGCCACCGCCGCCCGCACTCGCCTTGATAAGTACGGGGAAGCCGACCTCCTCGGCGAAGCGCAGCGCCTCGCTGTAGCTCTCGACGATGCCGTCGGAGCCCGGGACGGTCGGCACGCCAGCCGCCATCATGGTCTCGCGCGCAACCGACTTGTCACCCATACGATCGATCGCGTCGGGCGACGGACCGATGAAGACGATTCCCGAGTCGGCGCAGGCACGCGCGAAGGCGGAGTTCTCGGCGAGGAAGCCGTAGCCGGGGTGGATCGCTTGCGCTCCGGTACCCAGAGCCGCCGAGATGATGTTGGACATGTTGAGGTAGGACTGAGGGGCCGGCGTTGGGCCGATGCAAACGGCATGGTCGGCCATGGCGACAGGCAAGGAGCCCCGGTCACCTTCCGAGAAGACGGCTACGGTCTCGACGCCCATCTCCTTGGCGGCACGGATGACGCGAAGCGCGACTTCGCCGCGGTTCGCGATCAGGATGCGATCGAACACAGATGACCTCCGGCTTTAGGCGGGCTCGTAGTAGAACAGCACGGCGCCGTACTCGCACAGGTCACCGTTCTTGGCCGCGATCTCGCGGATCACTCCGGCCTCCTCGGCGGGAATCTCGTTCATGAGCTTCATCGCCTCGAGGATGCACAGCGGCTGGCCTTCGACGAACGCGTCCCCCACGTGCACGAATGCGGGCGTGCCGGGAGACGGTGCCTCGTAGAAGGTGCCGACCATGGGTGCGACAACCGTCTTCCACTCCGCAGGACGTGCGCCTGGGACTGGGGCGGTCAGCGGGGGCTCGGACGCCGGTGCGGGCGCTGTGGATGCGGACGCAGTCGCTGGGGCGGCTGCAGGAGCGGCGACTCCGCCTCGACGCACCGTGACCTTGGACTCGCCCTCTTCGATCACGATTTCGGAGATGTCTGAGGCCTCAACGACCTTGATGAGTTCACGGATCTGGTTGACGTCCACCGAGTCTTCCTCCCTGACAGTGTGAAGTTCTTCGCTCATCATGAAGACCGCCTTCTCGGCGCCCTCCTTGTGGGAACTCAAGTACGTGCGCGCCTCGTTGGGGAAGAGGGCGTACATAAGCACGTCCTCCTCGCTCTTCGCGAGATCCCCAATCTCTGCCTCGACCTCGGCATACGTGGTGGTGACCAGCGAGCCAGGCCGAATGTCGGCCGCAAGGGGTGCATCGCCGCCCAGAACCTTGTCGACGACCTCGGTGTTCATCGGACCCGGCGCCTTGCCGTAGTAGCCACGGATGTAGTCACGCATCTCTTGCGGCACGATGTTCCAGCGCTTGCCGGTTAGGACGTTCATAACCGCCTGCGTGCCGACGATCTGCGAAAGCGGCGTCACGAGCGGCGGGTACCCAACCTCCGCGCGAACCTTCGGGATCTCGGCGAGCACGTCGGGGAGCCGGTCCAAGGCCTTTTGCTGCTCCAGCTGCGAAACGAGGTTGCTCATCATGCCACCGGGGACCTGGTGGCTGAAGACCTCCATCGACAGAAGCGTGGTAATGCCGCGCTTGAGGTGCTTGCGCTCGCGCACGCCCTCCCAGTACTCGGCGATCTCGAAAAGCAGGTCGAGGTCCAAACCGGTGTCGTACGGCGACTCCTTGAGCGCAGCGACGATCGTCTCGACCGCCGGCTGGCTGTTGCCGAAGGCCAGCGCAACGACGGCGGTGTCGACGATGTCGGCACCCGCCTCGGCGGCCTTCACGTAGTTCATCGGGGCCATACCACCGATGTAGTGACAGTGAACGTGGACCGGCAGGCCGATCTCGGTCTTGAGCGCACGGACCATCTTCTCGGTACGGAACGGCGTCAACATGCCAGCCATGTCCTTGATGCAGATGGTGTCGGCGCCTAGCTCCTTGAGCTGCTGCGCGTACTCGAGATAGGAGTCCAGAGTGTGCACCGGGCTGACGGTGTAGGAGATGGCACCCTCGAACAGGCCGCCGCACTCCTTGACCGCGGCCGCCGAGGCCTCGACGTTACGGATGTCGTTGAGCGCGTCGAAGACGCGGAAGACATCGATTCCGTTGCGCTTGGATGCCCGAACGAAGCGTGTGACGATCTCGTCGGAGTAGTGCTTGTAGCCCACGAGGTTCTGGCCTCGGAGCAGCATCTGAATCGGCGTGTTGGGCAGGTGCTTCTTGACCGTACGCAGTCGCTCCCAAGGGTTCTCGTCGAGGAAACGCAGGCACGAGTCGAAGGTCGCACCGCCCCACGCCTCTATCGACCAGTAGCCGACTGAGTCCATCTTCGGGAGGATCGGCAGCATGTCGCCGATC is a window from the Coriobacteriia bacterium genome containing:
- the accC gene encoding acetyl-CoA carboxylase biotin carboxylase subunit; this translates as MFDRILIANRGEVALRVIRAAKEMGVETVAVFSEGDRGSLPVAMADHAVCIGPTPAPQSYLNMSNIISAALGTGAQAIHPGYGFLAENSAFARACADSGIVFIGPSPDAIDRMGDKSVARETMMAAGVPTVPGSDGIVESYSEALRFAEEVGFPVLIKASAGGGGKGMRVAKDAEELKSNLVAAKTEAAAAFGNDEVYIEKYLLRPRHVEMQILADSHGNAVHLYERDCSIQRRHQKLVEEAPSPALTPELRAAMGEAAMKAVRAVDYENAGTIEFLLDTDGKFYFMEMNTRVQVEHPITEQITGVDVIKEQIRIAAGEEMRHKTQAEIVKRGHAIEFRINAEDPAHNFRPHPGLIEVFNPPGGFGVRIDSHVYSGYRVPPTYDSLLGKLVVWGETRDEAVARARRALDEFIVVGIPTTIPFHQAVVENEAFQRGDVYTDFVETEMSV
- the accB gene encoding acetyl-CoA carboxylase biotin carboxyl carrier protein, which gives rise to MRPVHITDTTLRDAHQSLWATRMEIGDMLPILPKMDSVGYWSIEAWGGATFDSCLRFLDENPWERLRTVKKHLPNTPIQMLLRGQNLVGYKHYSDEIVTRFVRASKRNGIDVFRVFDALNDIRNVEASAAAVKECGGLFEGAISYTVSPVHTLDSYLEYAQQLKELGADTICIKDMAGMLTPFRTEKMVRALKTEIGLPVHVHCHYIGGMAPMNYVKAAEAGADIVDTAVVALAFGNSQPAVETIVAALKESPYDTGLDLDLLFEIAEYWEGVRERKHLKRGITTLLSMEVFSHQVPGGMMSNLVSQLEQQKALDRLPDVLAEIPKVRAEVGYPPLVTPLSQIVGTQAVMNVLTGKRWNIVPQEMRDYIRGYYGKAPGPMNTEVVDKVLGGDAPLAADIRPGSLVTTTYAEVEAEIGDLAKSEEDVLMYALFPNEARTYLSSHKEGAEKAVFMMSEELHTVREEDSVDVNQIRELIKVVEASDISEIVIEEGESKVTVRRGGVAAPAAAPATASASTAPAPASEPPLTAPVPGARPAEWKTVVAPMVGTFYEAPSPGTPAFVHVGDAFVEGQPLCILEAMKLMNEIPAEEAGVIREIAAKNGDLCEYGAVLFYYEPA